A genomic stretch from Corynebacterium sp. 21KM1197 includes:
- a CDS encoding sulfite exporter TauE/SafE family protein, whose amino-acid sequence MRTLILVCLGGLAAQLVDGGLGMGFGVTSTTILIALAGIGPAQASAVVHTAELGTTLASGLSHWRFGNVDWRVVGLLAVPGAVGAFAGATALANVSTEAARPITAAILLLIGVNLLWRFSRGRVRARSARPHHSGFLAGLGLFGGFIDASGGGGWGPVTTSTLLGLGRTEPRRVVGTVNTAEFLVTLAAVVGFVLALWEDLVAHFVLVCALLIGGVVAAPIAAWLVTRLNPAALGVVVGALLMLLNLPTLCALVGVPGQVVLAAQLMVLAGGVILALRAWRRAVREHRPAARVEEAPVAVG is encoded by the coding sequence ATGCGGACGTTGATCCTGGTGTGCCTGGGTGGATTGGCCGCGCAACTCGTGGACGGCGGCCTGGGCATGGGCTTTGGCGTCACCTCCACCACCATCCTCATCGCCCTGGCGGGAATCGGCCCGGCCCAGGCCTCCGCAGTGGTACACACCGCGGAACTGGGTACCACGCTGGCCTCGGGCCTAAGCCACTGGCGCTTTGGCAACGTGGATTGGCGAGTGGTGGGGCTCTTGGCCGTACCCGGCGCGGTGGGTGCCTTTGCGGGAGCCACCGCGCTCGCCAACGTCTCCACCGAGGCCGCCCGTCCCATTACCGCTGCGATTCTGCTGCTCATCGGCGTGAATCTGCTGTGGCGATTCTCTAGGGGACGAGTGCGCGCCCGCAGCGCTCGACCCCATCACTCCGGTTTCCTCGCCGGACTGGGGCTCTTTGGTGGCTTTATCGACGCCTCCGGGGGCGGCGGTTGGGGCCCGGTGACCACCTCCACGCTGCTGGGGTTGGGTCGCACCGAGCCGCGCCGGGTGGTGGGAACGGTCAATACCGCCGAGTTCCTGGTGACGCTGGCCGCCGTGGTGGGCTTTGTGCTTGCGCTTTGGGAGGACCTGGTGGCGCACTTTGTGTTGGTATGTGCCCTGCTCATTGGTGGGGTGGTCGCGGCCCCGATCGCTGCCTGGCTGGTCACGCGCCTGAATCCGGCCGCCCTGGGAGTGGTGGTGGGAGCGCTCCTGATGCTGCTCAATCTGCCCACCCTGTGTGCGCTCGTGGGCGTGCCGGGGCAGGTGGTGTTAGCGGCGCAATTGATGGTGCTGGCCGGTGGCGTGATCTTGGCCCTGCGGGCGTGGCGGCGGGCCGTGCGGGAGCACCGGCCTGCCGCGCGCGTGGAGGAGGCACCCGTGGCGGTGGGGTGA
- a CDS encoding sulfate adenylyltransferase subunit 1, producing the protein MSTVTSGAVDYSSGAVEALAQRETLRLCTAGSVDDGKSTFVGRLLHDTHSVLADQLAAVERTSTERGFQGLDLSLLVDGLRAEREQGITIDVAYRYFSTPARTFILADTPGHVQYTRNTVTGMSTSQAVVLLVDARHGIVEQTRRHLTVAGLLGLNHLVLAVNKIDLVDFSAEVFCAIEAEFVALARDLGIEHVRVVPISALHGDNVVEPSSRMAWYQGPTVLQVLEAIPVEAGRAQRLPLRFPVQYVIREHAQDYRGYAGRVEAGQVTVGEEITAPGGITARVSHIDTADGPAERACAGESVVLRLDKDIDVVRGDLLATDPPRDTRSFPATVVGLSEAVLRPGALVQLRYGAAVVKARIAAEAPVGLNDVARVTVEAARPLPVEPYAARGAVGSFLLIDATTGDTLAAGLVEER; encoded by the coding sequence ATGAGCACTGTTACTTCCGGGGCCGTTGATTACTCCTCTGGGGCCGTCGAAGCCCTCGCCCAGCGCGAGACGCTGCGGCTGTGCACCGCCGGTTCCGTGGATGACGGCAAATCCACCTTCGTGGGCCGACTGCTGCACGATACCCACTCGGTGCTGGCCGATCAGCTCGCCGCCGTGGAGCGCACCTCCACCGAACGCGGCTTCCAGGGCCTTGACCTCTCCCTCCTCGTGGACGGCTTGCGCGCCGAGCGCGAGCAGGGAATCACCATCGACGTCGCCTACCGCTACTTCTCCACCCCCGCGCGCACCTTTATCCTGGCCGATACCCCCGGGCATGTGCAGTACACCCGCAACACGGTCACCGGCATGTCCACCTCCCAGGCGGTGGTGCTGCTGGTGGACGCCCGCCACGGGATCGTGGAGCAAACGCGCCGCCACCTCACCGTGGCCGGTCTGCTGGGCCTGAACCACCTGGTGCTGGCGGTGAACAAGATTGACCTGGTGGATTTCTCCGCGGAGGTATTCTGCGCCATCGAGGCGGAGTTCGTGGCCCTGGCGCGTGACCTGGGGATTGAGCACGTCCGGGTGGTGCCCATCTCCGCCCTGCACGGGGACAACGTGGTGGAACCCTCCTCCCGCATGGCCTGGTACCAGGGGCCCACGGTATTGCAGGTGCTTGAGGCGATCCCGGTGGAGGCCGGGCGCGCCCAGCGCCTCCCGCTGCGCTTCCCCGTGCAGTACGTGATCCGCGAGCACGCTCAGGATTATCGCGGATACGCGGGGCGAGTGGAGGCCGGGCAGGTGACCGTGGGCGAGGAGATCACCGCCCCCGGTGGGATCACCGCGCGGGTCAGCCACATCGATACCGCCGATGGCCCCGCCGAGCGCGCCTGCGCCGGGGAATCCGTGGTGCTGCGCCTGGACAAGGACATCGACGTGGTGCGCGGTGACCTCCTGGCCACCGACCCTCCGCGTGATACCCGCTCCTTTCCCGCCACGGTGGTGGGGCTCTCCGAGGCCGTCCTGCGCCCGGGCGCGCTGGTGCAACTGCGCTACGGCGCCGCCGTGGTCAAGGCCCGGATCGCCGCCGAGGCCCCCGTGGGGCTCAATGACGTCGCCCGCGTCACCGTGGAGGCGGCCCGCCCCCTCCCGGTGGAGCCCTACGCCGCGCGCGGGGCGGTGGGTTCCTTTTTGCTTATCGACGCCACCACGGGTGACACCCTGGCGGCGGGATTGGTGGAAGAACGATGA
- a CDS encoding AI-2E family transporter produces the protein MSENKNNGVPGGDQAAQVSPVARPSQEASAKVTEDFPAAVEALVEGAPRERAEDASHPEDSGEHITDRSLIIGRDGRWLAGWALRFIILVVAGVILWRGMGMIWVGLLPVLLALIICTVLWPPVSFLRKRRVPAALATILTMVGAFAAVIGIFSAIAPSVAKQIPELVNRASDGITHLQGWIQGPPLNLDLGEFDGVMQEVTSMIQSQGSNIASGVFSGISSASSAVVTLVMALVLTFFFLKDGTRFLPWLRKHTGGNVGWHLTEVLSRSWNTLAGFVRAQALVSFVDAFFIGLGLVLLNVPLALALAIITFFAGFIPIVGAFTAGALAVIIALVSNGLTNAIIVLVLIIAVQQIEGNVLQPIIQSKAMNLHAAIVLLAVTVGSALFGIIGAFLAVPVAAVFAVWFRYHSEMVALRAGEITIDDIQIATAQGEALTASEGMHAVQQRLSRLTRRKEAADEDEA, from the coding sequence ATGAGTGAAAATAAAAACAACGGCGTGCCCGGGGGCGATCAGGCCGCCCAGGTCTCGCCCGTAGCGCGGCCCTCACAGGAGGCCTCCGCCAAGGTCACCGAGGACTTTCCCGCCGCCGTGGAAGCACTCGTGGAGGGCGCCCCCCGGGAACGCGCCGAGGACGCTTCCCACCCCGAGGACTCGGGCGAACACATCACCGATCGCTCCCTCATCATCGGCCGCGACGGCCGCTGGTTGGCCGGGTGGGCGCTGCGCTTCATCATTCTGGTGGTCGCCGGAGTGATCCTGTGGCGCGGCATGGGCATGATCTGGGTGGGCCTGCTTCCCGTCCTGCTGGCCCTCATCATCTGCACCGTGCTGTGGCCGCCGGTTTCTTTCCTGCGCAAGCGCCGCGTGCCCGCCGCCCTGGCCACCATCCTCACGATGGTGGGTGCTTTTGCCGCCGTCATTGGTATCTTCAGCGCCATCGCCCCCTCCGTGGCCAAGCAGATTCCCGAGCTGGTCAATCGCGCCTCGGACGGCATTACCCACCTCCAAGGCTGGATTCAGGGCCCACCGCTGAACCTGGACCTTGGCGAATTTGACGGGGTGATGCAAGAGGTCACCTCCATGATCCAATCCCAGGGCTCCAATATCGCCTCGGGCGTGTTCTCCGGCATTTCGTCTGCTTCCTCCGCCGTGGTCACCCTGGTGATGGCCCTGGTGCTCACGTTCTTCTTCCTCAAGGACGGCACCCGCTTCCTGCCCTGGCTGCGCAAGCACACCGGCGGCAACGTCGGCTGGCACCTCACCGAGGTGCTCTCCCGCTCCTGGAACACGCTCGCCGGGTTCGTGCGCGCCCAGGCCCTCGTTTCCTTCGTGGACGCCTTCTTCATCGGCCTAGGCCTGGTGCTTCTCAACGTCCCGCTGGCCCTCGCGCTGGCGATCATCACGTTCTTCGCCGGCTTCATTCCCATCGTGGGTGCCTTCACCGCCGGTGCCCTGGCCGTGATCATCGCCTTGGTCTCCAACGGCCTCACCAACGCCATCATCGTCCTGGTGCTCATCATCGCCGTGCAGCAGATCGAGGGCAACGTCCTGCAACCCATCATTCAGTCCAAGGCCATGAACCTCCACGCCGCCATCGTGCTGCTGGCCGTGACGGTGGGTTCCGCGCTCTTCGGGATCATCGGTGCCTTCCTCGCCGTGCCCGTGGCCGCCGTGTTTGCCGTGTGGTTCCGCTACCACTCGGAGATGGTGGCGCTGCGGGCCGGGGAAATTACTATCGACGACATCCAGATAGCCACGGCCCAGGGCGAGGCGCTGACCGCCAGCGAGGGCATGCACGCCGTACAGCAACGGCTGAGCCGCCTCACCCGACGCAAGGAGGCTGCGGACGAGGACGAGGCATAG
- a CDS encoding type II toxin-antitoxin system RelE/ParE family toxin, producing the protein MRGKVWRIEFAPRAVKEWKKLDSSVQSRFRQFLKDLKGVEDPYWRGKVLTGNWAGYWSYRVGDYRLIAGIDVGEMVIVMIAMGHRSQVYAD; encoded by the coding sequence ATGAGGGGGAAGGTGTGGAGGATTGAGTTTGCTCCACGAGCGGTGAAGGAGTGGAAGAAGCTAGATTCTTCCGTTCAATCCCGTTTTCGACAGTTTTTAAAAGATCTGAAAGGGGTTGAGGATCCATACTGGAGGGGAAAGGTCCTGACCGGAAATTGGGCAGGGTATTGGAGCTATCGGGTGGGGGATTATCGTTTAATTGCGGGTATTGATGTTGGGGAAATGGTGATTGTGATGATCGCGATGGGGCATCGCTCACAGGTGTATGCGGATTAG
- a CDS encoding nitrite/sulfite reductase — protein MAPSTATRTRPTARTRRAPKPEGQWKIDGPSPLNDDERIKQQEDAFAIKQRVIDVYSRQGFESIATEDMAPRLKWLGIYTQRRQDLGGEYTGQLDNSELQDKYFMMRVRFDGGQASPERLRVVGEISRDYARGTADFTDRQNIQLHWIRIEDVPAIWEKLDSVGLSTLMGCGDVPRVILGSPVAGVAAEEIIDATPAIEEILERYVGTEEFANLPRKFKTAIAGHARQDVTHEIQDVSFVASVHPEHGAGFECFVGGGLSTNPMLAQPLGAWIPLDEVPRVWAGVAGIFRDYGFRRLRNRARLKFLVAQWGVGKFREVLEREYLGYSLIDGPAITTNPGNRDHIGAHPQKDGLFYLGVKPTVGHTTGEQLIAVAEVAERFGISRIRTTVDKELLFLDVPRERLADLAAALDEVGLHSAPSEFRRGIISCTGLEFCKLAHVTTKARAIALVDELEERLGNLDVPLKISLNGCPNSCARTQVSDIGLKGQTVTDADGNRVEGFQVHLGGSMSLDPNFGRKLKGHKVVADELGDYVVRVVTAFKEQREPGEQFRHWVSRADEEALR, from the coding sequence ATGGCACCGAGCACCGCAACCCGCACCCGCCCCACCGCTCGCACCCGCAGGGCCCCCAAGCCCGAGGGCCAGTGGAAGATCGACGGGCCCAGCCCGCTCAACGATGACGAGCGCATTAAGCAGCAGGAAGATGCCTTTGCCATCAAGCAGCGCGTGATCGACGTGTACTCCCGGCAGGGCTTTGAGTCCATCGCCACCGAGGACATGGCCCCGCGCCTGAAGTGGCTGGGCATTTATACCCAGCGCCGCCAGGACCTGGGCGGGGAATATACGGGGCAACTGGATAACTCCGAGTTGCAGGACAAATACTTCATGATGCGCGTGCGCTTTGATGGCGGCCAGGCCAGCCCGGAGCGGCTGCGCGTGGTGGGGGAGATTTCCCGTGACTACGCGCGCGGCACGGCGGACTTCACCGACCGTCAAAATATCCAGCTGCATTGGATTCGCATCGAGGACGTCCCCGCGATCTGGGAGAAGCTCGATTCCGTGGGGCTTTCCACCCTCATGGGCTGCGGTGACGTGCCGCGCGTGATCCTGGGCTCCCCCGTGGCCGGAGTGGCCGCCGAGGAGATCATCGACGCCACCCCCGCCATCGAGGAGATTTTAGAGCGCTACGTGGGCACGGAGGAGTTTGCCAACCTCCCGCGCAAGTTCAAAACGGCCATTGCCGGGCACGCCCGCCAGGACGTCACCCATGAGATTCAGGATGTTTCCTTTGTGGCCTCCGTGCACCCCGAGCACGGCGCGGGATTCGAGTGCTTTGTGGGCGGCGGCCTTTCCACCAACCCCATGCTGGCCCAGCCGCTCGGCGCGTGGATTCCCCTGGACGAGGTGCCCCGCGTGTGGGCCGGGGTGGCGGGAATCTTTCGCGATTATGGCTTCCGCCGCCTGCGCAACCGCGCCCGCCTGAAGTTTCTGGTGGCTCAGTGGGGCGTGGGGAAGTTCCGCGAGGTGCTAGAGCGCGAGTACTTGGGGTATTCGCTTATCGACGGCCCCGCCATCACCACCAATCCGGGTAACAGGGACCACATCGGTGCGCACCCCCAAAAGGACGGCCTGTTCTACCTGGGAGTCAAGCCCACCGTGGGCCACACCACGGGGGAACAACTCATCGCCGTGGCCGAGGTGGCCGAGCGCTTTGGCATCAGCCGGATACGCACCACCGTGGATAAGGAACTCCTCTTCCTGGACGTTCCCCGCGAGCGACTGGCCGATCTGGCCGCCGCGCTCGACGAGGTGGGCCTGCACTCCGCGCCGAGCGAGTTCCGTCGGGGCATTATTTCCTGCACCGGCCTGGAGTTCTGCAAACTGGCGCACGTGACCACCAAGGCCCGCGCCATCGCCCTGGTGGACGAGTTAGAGGAGCGCCTGGGCAACCTGGACGTGCCGCTGAAGATCTCGCTCAACGGCTGCCCCAACTCTTGCGCCCGCACGCAGGTCTCCGATATTGGGCTCAAGGGCCAAACCGTGACGGACGCGGACGGCAACCGCGTGGAGGGCTTTCAGGTACACCTGGGCGGCTCCATGTCCCTCGACCCGAACTTTGGCCGCAAACTCAAGGGCCACAAGGTGGTGGCTGATGAACTGGGCGATTACGTGGTGCGCGTGGTCACGGCCTTCAAGGAACAGCGCGAACCCGGCGAGCAGTTCCGGCACTGGGTGTCCCGAGCGGATGAGGAGGCCCTGCGATGA
- a CDS encoding alkaline phosphatase D family protein, which produces MTTHLARRHFLKSASLLGVATLGATTIGRNFPRARAQEPGAPFQHSVASGDPLPQAVIIWTRVTPTPDALPGSGIGADTRVAWEIATDAEFTAIAQRGEYLATSDTDHTVKIDVQGLQPDTAYFYRFRIIDGPAAGTYSRTGRTRTMPADGSPATHARFGVASCSNFESGYFRGYRDMAEREDIQFVLHLGDYTYEYETGGYNGLYDTQVRTVQPANRTRTLTDYRIRQGIYHLDPDLADLHAAKPMIAIWDDHEFGDNAWREGLGGNSAEKDDVFAAIKAEASRAYFEWMPVRASGPDSSGLSQRLYRTLRYGNLFEFIIPDLRSYRDIQLLQYGNANLANTNPDFLREAANPQRSMMGSEQFQWFSDSLTASTTQWQIVANEVMFAPMTLPDSIDPRVHSWLVDKLGVPDQGFPLNVDQWDGFMAERQRIIDLIAGNGMNNVVFLTGDIHSSWANDIPRDIFSYRAQRGGQAAATEFVTPSISAPGFFESVASSPELAEPMRGVVSVAQEALKFMDPWYKMIDFEYHGYMTIDVTPQAVRADWFYTADVLHPDTPFFAGPSYQALAGRPGAVRV; this is translated from the coding sequence GTGACCACGCATCTCGCTCGCCGTCACTTCCTTAAAAGCGCCAGCCTGCTGGGCGTCGCCACGCTCGGCGCCACCACCATCGGCCGCAACTTTCCCCGCGCCCGCGCCCAGGAGCCCGGCGCACCCTTCCAGCACTCCGTGGCCTCCGGGGACCCGCTGCCCCAGGCCGTTATCATCTGGACGCGCGTGACCCCCACCCCCGACGCCCTGCCCGGCTCCGGCATCGGCGCGGATACCCGCGTGGCCTGGGAGATCGCCACCGACGCCGAGTTCACCGCCATCGCGCAGCGCGGCGAGTACCTCGCCACCTCGGACACCGACCACACCGTGAAGATCGACGTCCAGGGCCTCCAGCCGGACACCGCGTACTTCTACCGCTTCCGCATTATCGACGGCCCCGCCGCCGGCACCTACTCCCGCACCGGCCGCACCCGCACCATGCCCGCCGACGGCTCCCCCGCCACCCACGCGCGCTTCGGCGTGGCCAGTTGCTCCAACTTCGAGTCCGGCTACTTCCGCGGCTACCGCGACATGGCCGAGCGCGAGGACATTCAGTTCGTGCTCCACCTGGGCGATTACACCTACGAGTATGAGACCGGCGGGTACAACGGCCTCTACGACACCCAGGTGCGCACCGTACAGCCCGCCAACCGCACCCGCACCCTCACCGATTACCGCATTCGCCAGGGGATCTACCACCTTGATCCCGACCTCGCGGACCTCCACGCCGCCAAGCCCATGATCGCCATTTGGGACGACCACGAGTTTGGCGATAACGCCTGGCGCGAGGGCCTGGGCGGCAACTCCGCCGAAAAGGATGACGTCTTTGCCGCCATCAAGGCCGAGGCCAGCCGCGCCTACTTCGAGTGGATGCCCGTGCGCGCCTCCGGCCCGGACTCCTCCGGGCTGAGCCAACGCCTCTACCGCACCCTGCGCTACGGCAACCTCTTCGAGTTCATCATTCCCGACCTCCGCTCCTATCGGGACATTCAACTGCTCCAATACGGCAATGCCAACCTCGCCAACACCAACCCGGACTTCCTGCGCGAGGCCGCCAACCCGCAGCGTTCCATGATGGGCTCCGAGCAATTCCAGTGGTTCTCCGATTCCCTCACCGCCTCCACCACGCAATGGCAGATCGTGGCCAACGAGGTCATGTTCGCCCCCATGACCCTGCCGGACAGCATCGACCCCCGCGTGCACTCCTGGCTGGTGGACAAACTCGGCGTGCCCGACCAGGGCTTCCCCCTCAACGTGGATCAGTGGGACGGATTCATGGCCGAGCGCCAGCGGATCATCGACCTCATCGCGGGCAACGGCATGAACAACGTGGTATTCCTCACCGGAGACATCCACTCCTCCTGGGCCAACGACATCCCCCGCGACATCTTCTCCTACCGCGCCCAGCGCGGCGGGCAGGCCGCCGCCACCGAGTTTGTCACCCCCTCCATCAGCGCCCCCGGCTTCTTTGAGAGCGTGGCCTCTTCCCCCGAGCTCGCGGAGCCCATGCGCGGCGTGGTGAGCGTGGCGCAGGAGGCCCTGAAGTTCATGGACCCCTGGTACAAGATGATCGACTTTGAGTACCACGGGTACATGACTATCGACGTCACGCCCCAGGCCGTGCGCGCCGACTGGTTCTACACCGCCGACGTGCTGCACCCGGACACTCCCTTCTTCGCGGGGCCCAGCTACCAGGCGCTGGCCGGGCGGCCGGGGGCGGTGCGGGTGTAG
- a CDS encoding ABC transporter ATP-binding protein yields the protein MHLQVSHLSFSYPGRGPSHAGQAATEKPLLSSISLTATPGSVSALMGPSGSGKTTLFSLLSGQLSPTSGTVTLGDRPVTEIPERELRGGIIARVYQDYHLVPYLSALDNVQLAQDIAGTLHAEPDRAAELLEEVGLGEHLNSPVHSLSGGEQQRVAIARALVNRPRLVLADEPTGALDSANSALVMDIFLRLARSNEAAVIVATHDPAVAQRADTLWRLCADGSVSVEAAA from the coding sequence ATGCACCTACAGGTATCTCACCTCAGTTTTTCCTATCCCGGCCGAGGCCCCAGCCACGCAGGCCAAGCGGCTACGGAAAAGCCGCTGTTGTCGTCGATAAGCCTCACCGCCACCCCCGGCTCCGTCTCCGCCCTCATGGGCCCCAGCGGAAGCGGAAAGACCACCCTCTTTTCCCTGCTCAGCGGGCAGCTATCCCCCACCTCGGGCACGGTGACCCTGGGCGATCGTCCGGTCACGGAGATCCCCGAGCGGGAGTTGCGCGGCGGGATCATCGCGCGCGTGTATCAGGATTATCACCTGGTGCCGTACCTCAGCGCCCTGGATAACGTGCAGTTGGCGCAGGACATCGCGGGCACGCTGCACGCGGAGCCGGATCGCGCCGCCGAACTATTGGAGGAGGTGGGCCTGGGCGAGCACCTCAACTCCCCGGTTCATTCCCTCTCCGGCGGCGAGCAGCAGCGGGTGGCCATCGCGCGGGCGCTGGTGAATCGACCCCGCCTGGTGCTGGCCGATGAGCCCACCGGGGCGCTGGATTCCGCGAACTCCGCGCTGGTCATGGATATTTTCCTGCGCCTGGCCAGGAGCAACGAGGCCGCCGTGATCGTGGCCACCCATGATCCCGCCGTGGCGCAGCGCGCCGATACCCTGTGGCGGCTGTGCGCCGATGGTTCCGTGAGCGTGGAGGCGGCCGCATGA
- the cysD gene encoding sulfate adenylyltransferase subunit CysD, whose amino-acid sequence MSLSPHLRDLENESIHILREVAGQFDKAALLFSGGKDSVVVFELARRAFAPAPVPFELLHVDTGHNFPEVLDFRDALVARTGARLCVARVQDWIDRGELRERPDGTRNPLQTVPLVETIAEQGYDAVLGGARRDEERARAKERVFSVRDSFGGWDPRRQRPELWSLYNGAHLPGENIRVFPISNWTETDVWEYIGARGIELPSLYFSHEREVFRRDGMWLTPGPWGGPRAGEEVERRWVRYRTVGDMSCTGAVDSTAATVADVIAEISTSTLTERGATRADDRLSESAMEDRKKEGYF is encoded by the coding sequence ATGAGCCTTTCCCCACATTTACGCGACCTGGAAAATGAATCCATCCATATCCTGCGCGAGGTAGCCGGGCAATTTGATAAGGCGGCCCTGCTCTTTTCCGGTGGCAAGGATTCCGTGGTGGTTTTTGAACTCGCCCGCCGTGCCTTTGCCCCGGCCCCCGTGCCCTTTGAACTCCTCCACGTGGATACCGGCCATAACTTCCCCGAGGTGTTGGACTTCCGCGATGCCCTGGTGGCCCGCACCGGCGCGCGACTGTGCGTGGCGAGGGTGCAGGACTGGATCGATCGTGGTGAACTGCGCGAACGCCCCGATGGTACCCGCAACCCCCTGCAAACCGTGCCCCTGGTGGAGACGATCGCGGAGCAGGGCTATGACGCGGTGCTGGGCGGGGCGCGCCGCGATGAGGAGCGCGCCCGGGCCAAGGAAAGGGTGTTCTCCGTCCGTGATTCCTTTGGCGGCTGGGACCCGCGCCGCCAGCGCCCGGAATTGTGGTCGCTATATAACGGCGCACACCTGCCGGGGGAGAATATCCGCGTCTTTCCCATTTCCAATTGGACGGAAACGGACGTGTGGGAATACATCGGGGCGCGCGGGATAGAACTGCCCTCCCTGTATTTTTCTCACGAGCGCGAGGTGTTCCGCCGCGACGGCATGTGGCTCACCCCCGGTCCCTGGGGCGGGCCGCGCGCCGGGGAGGAGGTGGAGCGCCGCTGGGTGCGGTACCGCACGGTGGGGGATATGTCCTGCACCGGGGCCGTGGACTCCACCGCCGCCACCGTGGCGGACGTGATAGCGGAGATTTCCACTTCCACCCTGACCGAGCGCGGGGCCACCCGCGCCGATGATCGACTCAGCGAATCCGCGATGGAGGATCGCAAAAAGGAAGGGTATTTCTGA
- a CDS encoding sirohydrochlorin chelatase, translated as MTLITLAHGSRHPLAGEAISELTAAAGALLGAQACAAHLELCNPSLPELAARLVRCGECSAVVVPLLFTRAYHARHDVPRALRAARESGLDLTLAPSLGLGLEVESVVARVVASDADPDAHLVFYSVGSSQPGANAAVAALCSRVARRTGRGHTVVYATGVGPGVGIAGLHEAARRYERLHLVPLFVAPGLLLDKALAAVPGIAALRGATVGASRPLGALLAPLVRQRYLEAGGAVGGVVGGAREQAHVIEQAQRRAA; from the coding sequence ATGACGCTCATCACTCTGGCTCATGGTTCCCGGCACCCCTTAGCCGGGGAGGCGATCTCGGAGCTGACGGCCGCCGCCGGTGCTCTTTTGGGTGCGCAGGCGTGCGCGGCACACCTGGAACTGTGCAACCCCTCTCTTCCCGAGTTGGCCGCTCGGCTGGTCCGGTGCGGTGAGTGCAGCGCGGTGGTGGTGCCGCTGCTGTTTACCCGCGCCTATCATGCGCGGCATGATGTTCCCCGTGCTTTGCGCGCGGCGCGCGAGAGCGGCCTGGATTTGACGTTGGCCCCGTCCCTGGGGTTGGGCTTGGAGGTGGAGTCCGTGGTGGCTCGGGTGGTGGCCTCGGACGCTGATCCCGACGCTCACCTGGTGTTTTATTCCGTGGGTTCCTCCCAGCCGGGGGCCAATGCGGCGGTGGCGGCCCTGTGCTCGCGGGTGGCGCGACGCACCGGGCGCGGGCACACGGTGGTCTACGCCACCGGGGTGGGCCCGGGCGTGGGGATCGCGGGGCTTCATGAGGCGGCCCGGCGGTATGAGCGCCTGCACCTGGTGCCGCTCTTTGTGGCACCGGGCCTGCTCCTGGATAAGGCCCTGGCGGCGGTGCCGGGGATCGCGGCGCTAAGGGGTGCCACTGTAGGCGCTTCGAGGCCGCTCGGCGCGCTACTGGCACCCCTTGTGCGGCAGAGGTACCTGGAGGCCGGGGGAGCAGTTGGTGGCGTAGTTGGCGGCGCGAGGGAACAAGCACACGTAATAGAACAAGCACAGAGGAGGGCCGCCTGA
- a CDS encoding phosphoadenylyl-sulfate reductase, whose translation MSTRVNLLGGPAATRDPEVSPEGPRTTAPLPEEVARRNKELVERYAADLYDAPAATIMAWAREHAPGAVAVTLSMENTVLAELAARHLPEADFLFLDTGYHFPETLAVAEGVDKRYPQRLVTVRPLLNRKQQDATYGRDLYRAHPTACCRMRKVEPLARALSPYAGWVTGLRRADGPTRAQAPALSLDATGRLKISPIITWTLADTQRYIERHHLIEHPLTHRGYPSIGCATCTLPVAEGEDPRAGRWAHSTKTECGLHS comes from the coding sequence ATGAGCACTCGCGTGAATCTCTTAGGCGGCCCCGCCGCCACCCGCGACCCCGAGGTTTCCCCCGAGGGGCCGCGCACCACCGCGCCCTTGCCCGAGGAGGTAGCCCGCAGAAATAAGGAGCTGGTGGAGCGCTACGCCGCCGATCTCTACGACGCGCCCGCCGCCACCATCATGGCCTGGGCCCGCGAGCACGCCCCCGGCGCGGTGGCGGTCACCCTCTCGATGGAGAACACCGTGCTGGCGGAGTTGGCCGCGCGCCACCTGCCGGAGGCGGACTTCCTGTTCCTGGACACCGGATACCATTTCCCGGAGACGCTGGCGGTAGCGGAGGGCGTCGATAAGCGGTACCCGCAACGCCTGGTCACGGTGCGTCCGCTGCTGAACCGGAAGCAACAGGACGCCACCTACGGGCGCGACCTGTACCGCGCGCACCCCACGGCCTGCTGCCGTATGCGCAAGGTGGAGCCGCTGGCGCGGGCGCTATCGCCCTACGCCGGGTGGGTGACCGGGCTGCGGCGGGCCGATGGCCCCACCCGGGCGCAGGCCCCGGCGCTCTCCCTCGACGCCACCGGGCGGCTGAAGATCTCCCCGATCATCACCTGGACGCTGGCGGATACCCAGCGCTACATCGAGCGGCACCACCTCATCGAACACCCCCTCACCCACCGGGGGTACCCCTCCATCGGCTGCGCCACCTGCACCCTGCCCGTGGCCGAGGGGGAGGATCCCCGCGCCGGACGCTGGGCGCACTCCACCAAGACAGAATGCGGATTACACTCATGA